ATAATGGATTTGCGGACTTTTTAATGGATATGGCAATAGATGAGGATAATAATGTTTATGCAACTGGAATGACTCTTTATTTTGATATTGGAAACAAAAATCTATCTAATATAGATTTCTGGACAATAAAAATTGGTGAAGATGGAAAAATAATTAAGCAGGATAAGTTTGATGAAAAAATAGATGCGGGCTTTGGTATAGATGTGAGAGGAAATAAAGTTATTGTTACTGGAACTGTACAAAAAGAAGAGGAGCAGAGCAAATATTGCACACTTATTTATAATAAGGATTTATTTTTGATTTCAACAATATATTATGAAACAGGAATATGCTCTGCATCAGATGTAGCAATTTTTAGTGATGGAAGCTTTGCGGTTACAGGTAGCAAAGACGATGATATATTAACGGTCATCTATGATAGCAACGGAAATAAAAAGAAAGAATTTGTTGAAGGAGGAAGTAAAAAAGATGATGCATTGGCTATTTCGTCTGATGGAATCAATTTTGTTATAGGTGGCTTAACAACAGAGAATGTTAAGAAGAGATGGTATATTGCAAAATATAATCAAACTTCAAGATTATGGGTTAATGGAACTGATGTTGAAGGAGAAGTGAAAAGAGTTTTGATGGATGCCAGCGGTATATATGCAGTTGGCTATAAAAAAATTCAGGAAGGAGTAGAAATTCCATGCATAAGAAAATACTCATCAGATGGAGCTTTTTTATGGGAAGGAAAAGCAACTCAGCCCCAGAGGCCATTGAGCGCTGATTTCAGATGGCTTCCTTCTAATCCAACAAGAGCGGATGTAGTGAATTTTTATGATTCATCAACTGGAGAAATAAATTCATGGCATTGGGATTTTGGAGATGGTTCAACAAGCAATGAGAAAAATCCAAAGCATCAATATTCTGCAATTGGAAAATTTAATGTAACTTTAACTGTAAGAGGGGCTAGCGGTGAGGACACCATAACAAAAGAAATTTATATATCAAATTCTCTGCCATTTGCGGATTTTGACTGGAATCCAAAAAATCCTGTAGAAAAGGAAAATATAACCTTTGATGCGAGCAAGAGCTATGATTTAGATGGATATATAGTAAATTATACATGGCAATTTGGAGATGGAAGTGTTGGTTATGGAAAAGAAGTTATTCATGCTTATAATAGCAAAGGAAATTATACGGTAAATTTAACTGTATTGGACAATGATGGGGGAGAAAAGAAAATAACTAAACCAATTATTGTGAGCGAGGTAGGAGCAAATCCGCCTTCCGCGTCTTTCACAATTAAGGAAAGGGCGGGTAAGGGAGAAGTTGTTATAATTGATGCAAGTGATAGCTATGATATAGATGGCTACATAGTTAATTATACATGGTATTTTGGAGACGGAACAAATGCAACAACAACTCAGCCAATAATTTCTCATACCTGGTATAAAGATGGAGAATATAATGTTACACTTATAGTAGAGGATGATGAAGGATATAAATCTTCTTATTCAAGAGTAATAATAATAGGTGGTCCTCCGGATCTAAGGATTTATGCACCAAATGAAATTAAATGCGAGAAGAACAAAGAAAAATCCTTCAAAATTAATATTTCCTGTGCTTACCAACCTCTATACTATTTGAATTTTTCCTTTGATATTGAAGGAGATATTGAAGTAATCCCAAAAATAGAAAACTTCAATATTTCTGCTGGTAGCTCATTGGAAATTGAAATAAAAGTTATTGCAAAAGAAAAAGGAGAAATAAAAATAAAATCGATTGGAAAATATATAGATATAGAAAATAATATAGAAAATGAGATCGAAAGTAATGAAGCCATAGTAGCAATTAATTTATCAGAAAAGACACCATCCTTCGAGCTGATTGCATTTATATTTGCAATAATTGCTATTTTGATAATAAGAAGAAGGAAATGAGCTACATAGAAATAGCGAGACTAGTTATAGGGGCTATAATCCTTGCATATGCTTCATATACAGATATAAAAACAAGGGAAGCAAGCAACTTATTATGGATTTCCATGGCTGTTATCGGATTTATATTCCTTTTTTCTTACAAATCATATGATTTTTTCAAAATTATTTTCTCAATTCTTATATCTTTTTTAGTTGGTATATTGCTCTATTTCTCTGGCATGGGCGGAGCGGATGTAAAAGCCATTTGGGCGATATCGCTTCTCCGCCCAGTTTCAGATGAAATTTTTTTTATTTTTCCTATTAGTGTTCTTATAAATTCTCTTTTCCTTGTTTTGCCTCTTCCATTGATTTTTTTTGTGTATAACATTTTGAATAAAAATTTTGAATTCCCATATTGCCTATTTGGATATAAAATGAGAGCAAATGTTGCAAAAAATAGTTTTGTGTGGGCAATGGAAAAAAATGGAAAAAAGAGCATAAACCCCCAAAAAGATGTTGATCTATCTTTACTCGGGGAAAAAGAAATATGGGTTACTCCCCAGCTACCATTTCTTCTATTTATATTTTTTGGTTACATAACCTCTTTTATATTTGGAAATTTCCTATTCCTTATCTTTTCTTTCTTTAAGTAATCTCTCTATTTCCTTCGCCCTTTTTTTCATTGCATTAATAAATCTTTTCTGGCTTGCAACAACATTTTTTAATGAGTGTTTAAATTCTTCAGTCGCACAATCTATAATAACTTCAATTAATCTTGTATGCCTGTTTATTGATTTAACAATTTTTAAATATTCTTCCGCAATATCTTCCCCGAGCTTTGTTTTCAATTCTTTATAAATTTCCTCCGCCTCTTTTTCCTTTTCAAAAATCTCCTCTATTTTCTTCTGTAAAGTTTTTTTCGTAAATGGTTTAACTATGTAATTTTCTATCTTATCTAATGGCTTATCTTTCGCATCTAAGGGAGTTAGCGGAAGAGCGGTGAGCATCGAAACTGGTATATTTTTCAATTTTTCATCTTCTTTCAGCTTTTTTAATGTCTCCCATCCATCCATTTCAGGCATCATTATATCAAGAAGAATTAAGTTAGGCATCTCTTTCCTCGCTTTTTTAATACATTCCTCCCCATTATATGCCTTTATTACAATGTATTTATCTTTTAACATGTTTTCAACAAGCTCAACAATTTCTTTTTCATCATCAACAACAAGTATTTTCTTCATTTGAGAGCCTCCTCCAGTTTAACAAGAACTTCTCTTATAGTGGAGGAAGATTCTACAATATCTTTAACAAGCTGCTTCCCAAAGGGCTGGAAGTCCTCGCCCCCGCCTGCCTCTATCCTCTTTCTTATCATTTCCATTAGCTCATCCAGGGGCGGCATCTCGAGATAAACTTTTTCTATATCCCTTTCCTTAAAATATTCTTTAATTTCGTTTATTAATTCTACAGAGGAAAATATTATTGATATATTTATTCCCTCATCTAACTTGCTCAGCAAATATTTGAAAATATTTTCATCTTTGACATGCTCCACTTCATCTATCATTATTATTAATGGCCTTTCAGAATATTTCTTTTTGGAAAACAATCTGGAAAAAAATGATGCCTTTAATTCTTTCTCTATTTTGCCCTTAAAATCCTCAAAATTTATCTCTCCTCCATGAAAATATATTGCTTTAACCTTGTATAGAGGAGCAAATTGATTTATCCATAGTAAAAAGGTTGTTTTTCCAATTCCAGTTTTTCCAAGAAGCCAGAAAAAATTGCCTTTACCCCCCAACGCTTTCAATATAATTTTTCTTGCTTCATCTTTATAAACCATAAAATTCGGATTCGGCTCATTTGGATTCAAAAATAATTCTTCTGGCATCCCAAATAAATATTTTTAAAATATATATTTCTTCTGCTTTTCTCAAATCCCAAAGATTATAAAATTCATAAATATAATTTTTCATGGATTTGCTCGATGAATTAAGGAAAGCAAGAGAAAAAGATTCAAAATTTAAAAATATAATTGGCTCAATGTGCACAGCTCCTCATCCAATTGCAAAGAAGGCATTCAAAATGTTTATAGAAACAAATCTTGGTGATTATGAACTTTTTTCTGGCACTAAAGAAATTGAAGAAAAAGCGGTAAAATGGGTTGCAAATTTGATGCATGCTCCTCATTCCTATGGAGGAATCTCCACTTCAGGCGGAACTGAAAGCAATATAACATCTTTATGGATATTTAAAAAATTGGGTAAGGGAAATGAAGTAATTCTGCCAAAACAAGCCCATTTCTCTTTTTTAAAAGCTGCTAGTTTGCTTGATTTGAAGCTTAAATTTATTGATTGCAAATTTTTTATGAGAGCTAAAGATTTGAATAAAAAGATATCTAAAAAAACTCTATGTGTTGTAGCAATAGCGGGCAATACAAATTTTGGATATATTGATGAAATAGAGGAGATAGCGGAAATATGCAATAATGAGAACATATTTATGCATGTAGATGCAGCATTTGGGGGATTTACTGCACCATTCGTAAGTAATAAAAAAATTGATTTCAGAAGCAAGATAAGTAGCATTTGCCTAGATGCCCACAAAATGGGAATGTCTTGCATTCCATGCGGTTTTTTAATTTTTAAGGAAAGAATATGGCTCGAAGAGATAAAAATAAGAAGCAAATGCACCCACACAAGATTTCAAGTGAGTTTGCTTGGCACGCGCCCTGGGGCAAGCGTTGCATCCGCTTATGCGGTAATGCGATATATGGGGAGAGAAGGCTATAGGAAGGTGGCAAAGGATTGTATGGAAAAAACTTTTTATTTAGCGGATTTGCTTTGTGAGGCGAATCTGGAATATTTTGAGCCCGAATTGAATATAGTTGCGATAAAGGTTAGGGAGCCATTTAAAGTTGCAAAGGAACTTGCTGAAATAGGGTGGTATGTTGGAATAGATGAGGAAAATGGGACAATAAGATGTGTTATTATGCCACATGTAAGCAAGAGAATGATTAATAAATTTGTTGATGATTTAGAAAAGGTGGTAAAATGAATTTGTTGGAAAAATCATTAAAGGAAGCACCGATTATCAAGAAAGGAGAATACAATTATATTATCCATCCGATAACTGATGGAATACCTTTTGTTGAACCAAAAATTATCGAAGAAATTGTAGATGAAATAATAAAGGAAATGCCTTCTTGTAATAGAATTTTAACCATTGAAGCGATGGGCATACCAATAGCAACCGTATTGTCATTGAAAACAGGGTTACCTTTTACAATTGTTAGAAAAAGGAAATATTCTTTGCCGGGAGAGAAAGAAGTTATACAGAAAACAGGCTATTCAGAAACGAGGTTATATATAAATGGAATAAAAAAAGGAGATGAAGTTTT
This Thermoplasmatales archaeon DNA region includes the following protein-coding sequences:
- a CDS encoding response regulator, encoding MKKILVVDDEKEIVELVENMLKDKYIVIKAYNGEECIKKARKEMPNLILLDIMMPEMDGWETLKKLKEDEKLKNIPVSMLTALPLTPLDAKDKPLDKIENYIVKPFTKKTLQKKIEEIFEKEKEAEEIYKELKTKLGEDIAEEYLKIVKSINRHTRLIEVIIDCATEEFKHSLKNVVASQKRFINAMKKRAKEIERLLKERKDKE
- the mfnA gene encoding tyrosine decarboxylase MfnA encodes the protein MDLLDELRKAREKDSKFKNIIGSMCTAPHPIAKKAFKMFIETNLGDYELFSGTKEIEEKAVKWVANLMHAPHSYGGISTSGGTESNITSLWIFKKLGKGNEVILPKQAHFSFLKAASLLDLKLKFIDCKFFMRAKDLNKKISKKTLCVVAIAGNTNFGYIDEIEEIAEICNNENIFMHVDAAFGGFTAPFVSNKKIDFRSKISSICLDAHKMGMSCIPCGFLIFKERIWLEEIKIRSKCTHTRFQVSLLGTRPGASVASAYAVMRYMGREGYRKVAKDCMEKTFYLADLLCEANLEYFEPELNIVAIKVREPFKVAKELAEIGWYVGIDEENGTIRCVIMPHVSKRMINKFVDDLEKVVK
- a CDS encoding PKD domain-containing protein, which encodes MRKTQIFVVLILLASLFSLPGKAYTSEGEFGGVAKADDGNIIVVGYVLESSKYVMTVEKYDAKTGSLIWNKKFSRYSQNIGKAVVVDANGNIYAGGVSGSEFAGIEIPSTDYLIVKYDKNGREIWNKTYDNGFADFLMDMAIDEDNNVYATGMTLYFDIGNKNLSNIDFWTIKIGEDGKIIKQDKFDEKIDAGFGIDVRGNKVIVTGTVQKEEEQSKYCTLIYNKDLFLISTIYYETGICSASDVAIFSDGSFAVTGSKDDDILTVIYDSNGNKKKEFVEGGSKKDDALAISSDGINFVIGGLTTENVKKRWYIAKYNQTSRLWVNGTDVEGEVKRVLMDASGIYAVGYKKIQEGVEIPCIRKYSSDGAFLWEGKATQPQRPLSADFRWLPSNPTRADVVNFYDSSTGEINSWHWDFGDGSTSNEKNPKHQYSAIGKFNVTLTVRGASGEDTITKEIYISNSLPFADFDWNPKNPVEKENITFDASKSYDLDGYIVNYTWQFGDGSVGYGKEVIHAYNSKGNYTVNLTVLDNDGGEKKITKPIIVSEVGANPPSASFTIKERAGKGEVVIIDASDSYDIDGYIVNYTWYFGDGTNATTTQPIISHTWYKDGEYNVTLIVEDDEGYKSSYSRVIIIGGPPDLRIYAPNEIKCEKNKEKSFKINISCAYQPLYYLNFSFDIEGDIEVIPKIENFNISAGSSLEIEIKVIAKEKGEIKIKSIGKYIDIENNIENEIESNEAIVAINLSEKTPSFELIAFIFAIIAILIIRRRK
- a CDS encoding adenine phosphoribosyltransferase translates to MNLLEKSLKEAPIIKKGEYNYIIHPITDGIPFVEPKIIEEIVDEIIKEMPSCNRILTIEAMGIPIATVLSLKTGLPFTIVRKRKYSLPGEKEVIQKTGYSETRLYINGIKKGDEVLIVDDVISTGGTLIAIVESLKEIGAKIKGIFVAINKGNKEEIEKKIGMRIRTLVNIEVNHEVRIL
- a CDS encoding AAA family ATPase, with amino-acid sequence MPEELFLNPNEPNPNFMVYKDEARKIILKALGGKGNFFWLLGKTGIGKTTFLLWINQFAPLYKVKAIYFHGGEINFEDFKGKIEKELKASFFSRLFSKKKYSERPLIIMIDEVEHVKDENIFKYLLSKLDEGINISIIFSSVELINEIKEYFKERDIEKVYLEMPPLDELMEMIRKRIEAGGGEDFQPFGKQLVKDIVESSSTIREVLVKLEEALK
- a CDS encoding prepilin peptidase, encoding MSYIEIARLVIGAIILAYASYTDIKTREASNLLWISMAVIGFIFLFSYKSYDFFKIIFSILISFLVGILLYFSGMGGADVKAIWAISLLRPVSDEIFFIFPISVLINSLFLVLPLPLIFFVYNILNKNFEFPYCLFGYKMRANVAKNSFVWAMEKNGKKSINPQKDVDLSLLGEKEIWVTPQLPFLLFIFFGYITSFIFGNFLFLIFSFFK